In the genome of Dermacentor andersoni chromosome 3, qqDerAnde1_hic_scaffold, whole genome shotgun sequence, one region contains:
- the LOC126518214 gene encoding acetylcholinesterase-like isoform X1, with translation MERTARKRSTSERKKQKSSHQRKSSQARGPSQIVSSPASPKPIPQVSMVSPFAAASIIPEPKQQTGVASSLDIASPSSKPRKKLSMLPSWHIASSILKAKQKLYAMSPFSIASPMSTRTIETDRDAPTTSATLPHLPEETGKKDAFGEWYEAAHRGTVTRTIDTSNRMQHSEKSIGSIGVKRGLALGIGTCFTLLLFLLLVGVAYLYPADDNPARNATSARACGTVRLHQLEVLTASGLVTGRPATVVDAADNNSVHGVLRHFFGVPYGEPPTGPHRFGMPKAVSYFNPNGTWDADAHGPRCPQSGPLLASSDEDCLRLSIWAPYVCNDSDPLKTVVVAVAGDWMQTGDVRDHERFWQRLALHGDFIVAVINHRQGVLGFFAGVGDRSAPGNVAIYDTHLAVVWMHNNAAVFHGDGNAMVALGRGSGGFMFSSLLFTNSDRYLKRLILHGLSVTSLFPRNEETAPSLLGAAMNCPKDLRLSEIAACLRGKDFRNIVSAAQTLLPLRFVPSRYRAPLSNELYSAEGPKPQGDLKGIDIICGTSMSEGETLFDDYVAPGMNISGTMNVDEAFHGCLAFFSETYHLEYRNLPEALKTFLKQPHLRGFREIIRDIAMTCPMRSVAEAAAASGATVHHYVSTGAQQFFEPVLTLDDIVLFATTGKVTDTWTPFNDREVTLVVNGSFRTKEEHWMTNTCKVYYTFFSS, from the exons ATGGAACGCACGGCCCGGAAGCGATCCACAAGCGAGAGGAAAAAGCAGAAGTCGTCCCATCAACGGAAGTCGTCTCAGGCACGGGGGCCGTCACAGATTGTCTCGTCACCGGCTTCGCCGAAGCCGATCCCGCAAGTAAGCATGGTGTCTCCCTTCGCCGCCGCTTCGATTATACCCGAACCGAAGCAGCAAACGGGCGTGGCGTCTTCCTTGGATATCGCATCGCCAAGTTCGAAGCCGAGGAAAAAGTTGAGCATGCTGCCTTCCTGGCATATTGCTTCGTCGATACTTAAGGCGAAGCAAAAACTCTACGCGATGTCTCCGTTCAGTATCGCCTCGCCGATGTCCACCCGGACGATCGAGACGGACCGCGATGCCCCAACGACCAGTGCAACACTGCCTCATTTGCCGGAGGAAACAGGCAAGAAGGACGCCTTCGGAGAGTGGTACGAAGCGGCGCACAGGGGCACCGTTACCCGCACGATCGATACCAGCAATCGGATGCAGCACTCGGAGAAATCTATCGGATCTATCGGCGTCAAACG CGGACTTGCTCTGGGGATCGGTACCTGCTTCACCCTACTGCTGTTCCTGTTGCTCGTCGGAGTCGCCTACTTGTATCCCGCTGACGACAATCCGGCACGCAACGCCACGTCCGCCAGGGCCTGTGGCACGGTGCGACTCCACCAACTCGAAGTGCTGACAGCGAGTGGCCTGGTAACCGGTCGGCCAGCCACCGTAGTCGACGCAGCCGACAACAACAGCGTGCACGGCGTGCTGCGACATTTCTTCGGCGTCCCGTACGGCGAGCCTCCCACCGGACCTCATCGATTTGGCATGCCCAAG GCGGTCAGCTACTTCAATCCGAACGGTACTTGGGACGCTGATGCCCACGGGCCGCGCTGCCCGCAGAGCGGCCCCCTGCTGGCGTCCTCCGACGAGGACTGCCTGCGCCTCTCCATCTGGGCCCCGTATGTGTGCAACGACAGCGATCCGCTGAAAACCGTGGTCGTTGCGGTCGCTGGCGACTGGATGCAGACGGGAGACGTGCGCGACCACGAGCGCTTCTGGCAGCGGCTGGCCCTGCACGGCGACTTTATCGTAGCCGTGATCAACCACCGGCAAGGCGTGCTCGGATTTTTTGCGGGCGTCGGCGACAGAAGCGCCCCGGGCAACGTGGCCATCTACGACACGCACCTCGCCGTCGTGTGGATGCACAACAACGCTGCCGTCTTCCATGGCGACGGAAACGCGATGGTGGCGCTGGGTCGCGGCAGCGGAGGCTTCATGTTCTCCTCGCTGCTCTTCACCAACAGCGACCGCTACCTCAAGCGACTCATCCTGCATGGTCTGTCGGTGACATCGCTGTTTCCTCGGAACGAGGAGACCGCACCCTCCCTTCTGGGCGCCGCCATGAACTGCCCCAAGGATCTCAGGCTCTCGGAAATTGCCGCGTGCCTCAGAGGGAAGGACTTCAGGAATATCGTGTCCGCTGCACAGACGCTGCTTCCTCTGCGGTTCGTCCCTTCCAGGTACAGGGCTCCGCTGTCGAACGAACTCTATTCAGCAGAAGGTCCCAAGCCCCAGGGTGACCTCAAGGGAATCGACATCATCTGCGGAACCAGCATGTCCGAGGGTGAAACGCTTTTCGACGACTACGTCGCCCCCGGCATGAACATATCGGGCACGATGAACGTAGATGAAGCGTTTCACGGCTGCCTGGCGTTCTTTTCCGAGACGTACCACCTGGAGTACAGGAACCTGCCAGAGGCGCTCAAGACATTCCTGAAGCAGCCGCATCTGCGTGGCTTTCGCGAAATTATCCGAGATATCGCCATGACCTGTCCGATGCGCTCGGTCGCCGAAGCAGCTGCAGCAAGTGGCGCCACGGTGCATCATTATGTGTCCACGGGGGCCCAGCAGTTCTTCGAACCCGTGCTTACGTTGGACGACATTGTGCTCTTTGCGACAACTGG GAAAGTCACTGACACGTGGACGCCGTTCAACGACCGGGAGGTCACCCTCGTAGTCAATGGCAGCTTCCGCACGAAGGAAGAGCACTGGATGACAAATACGTGCAAAGTGTACTACACTTTTTTCAGTAGCTAA
- the LOC126518214 gene encoding cholinesterase-like isoform X2: protein MWSPGWRPLNVGLALGIGTCFTLLLFLLLVGVAYLYPADDNPARNATSARACGTVRLHQLEVLTASGLVTGRPATVVDAADNNSVHGVLRHFFGVPYGEPPTGPHRFGMPKAVSYFNPNGTWDADAHGPRCPQSGPLLASSDEDCLRLSIWAPYVCNDSDPLKTVVVAVAGDWMQTGDVRDHERFWQRLALHGDFIVAVINHRQGVLGFFAGVGDRSAPGNVAIYDTHLAVVWMHNNAAVFHGDGNAMVALGRGSGGFMFSSLLFTNSDRYLKRLILHGLSVTSLFPRNEETAPSLLGAAMNCPKDLRLSEIAACLRGKDFRNIVSAAQTLLPLRFVPSRYRAPLSNELYSAEGPKPQGDLKGIDIICGTSMSEGETLFDDYVAPGMNISGTMNVDEAFHGCLAFFSETYHLEYRNLPEALKTFLKQPHLRGFREIIRDIAMTCPMRSVAEAAAASGATVHHYVSTGAQQFFEPVLTLDDIVLFATTGKVTDTWTPFNDREVTLVVNGSFRTKEEHWMTNTCKVYYTFFSS from the exons CGGACTTGCTCTGGGGATCGGTACCTGCTTCACCCTACTGCTGTTCCTGTTGCTCGTCGGAGTCGCCTACTTGTATCCCGCTGACGACAATCCGGCACGCAACGCCACGTCCGCCAGGGCCTGTGGCACGGTGCGACTCCACCAACTCGAAGTGCTGACAGCGAGTGGCCTGGTAACCGGTCGGCCAGCCACCGTAGTCGACGCAGCCGACAACAACAGCGTGCACGGCGTGCTGCGACATTTCTTCGGCGTCCCGTACGGCGAGCCTCCCACCGGACCTCATCGATTTGGCATGCCCAAG GCGGTCAGCTACTTCAATCCGAACGGTACTTGGGACGCTGATGCCCACGGGCCGCGCTGCCCGCAGAGCGGCCCCCTGCTGGCGTCCTCCGACGAGGACTGCCTGCGCCTCTCCATCTGGGCCCCGTATGTGTGCAACGACAGCGATCCGCTGAAAACCGTGGTCGTTGCGGTCGCTGGCGACTGGATGCAGACGGGAGACGTGCGCGACCACGAGCGCTTCTGGCAGCGGCTGGCCCTGCACGGCGACTTTATCGTAGCCGTGATCAACCACCGGCAAGGCGTGCTCGGATTTTTTGCGGGCGTCGGCGACAGAAGCGCCCCGGGCAACGTGGCCATCTACGACACGCACCTCGCCGTCGTGTGGATGCACAACAACGCTGCCGTCTTCCATGGCGACGGAAACGCGATGGTGGCGCTGGGTCGCGGCAGCGGAGGCTTCATGTTCTCCTCGCTGCTCTTCACCAACAGCGACCGCTACCTCAAGCGACTCATCCTGCATGGTCTGTCGGTGACATCGCTGTTTCCTCGGAACGAGGAGACCGCACCCTCCCTTCTGGGCGCCGCCATGAACTGCCCCAAGGATCTCAGGCTCTCGGAAATTGCCGCGTGCCTCAGAGGGAAGGACTTCAGGAATATCGTGTCCGCTGCACAGACGCTGCTTCCTCTGCGGTTCGTCCCTTCCAGGTACAGGGCTCCGCTGTCGAACGAACTCTATTCAGCAGAAGGTCCCAAGCCCCAGGGTGACCTCAAGGGAATCGACATCATCTGCGGAACCAGCATGTCCGAGGGTGAAACGCTTTTCGACGACTACGTCGCCCCCGGCATGAACATATCGGGCACGATGAACGTAGATGAAGCGTTTCACGGCTGCCTGGCGTTCTTTTCCGAGACGTACCACCTGGAGTACAGGAACCTGCCAGAGGCGCTCAAGACATTCCTGAAGCAGCCGCATCTGCGTGGCTTTCGCGAAATTATCCGAGATATCGCCATGACCTGTCCGATGCGCTCGGTCGCCGAAGCAGCTGCAGCAAGTGGCGCCACGGTGCATCATTATGTGTCCACGGGGGCCCAGCAGTTCTTCGAACCCGTGCTTACGTTGGACGACATTGTGCTCTTTGCGACAACTGG GAAAGTCACTGACACGTGGACGCCGTTCAACGACCGGGAGGTCACCCTCGTAGTCAATGGCAGCTTCCGCACGAAGGAAGAGCACTGGATGACAAATACGTGCAAAGTGTACTACACTTTTTTCAGTAGCTAA